A DNA window from Vigna angularis cultivar LongXiaoDou No.4 chromosome 1, ASM1680809v1, whole genome shotgun sequence contains the following coding sequences:
- the LOC108321933 gene encoding mitogen-activated protein kinase homolog MMK1 gives MEGGGGAAPPADTVMSDAAPHPEPHQPPTAMGIDNIPATLSHGGKFIQYNIFGNIFEVTAKYKPPIMPIGKGAYGIVCSALNSETNEHVAIKKIANAFDNKIDAKRTLREIKLLRHMDHENVVAIRDIVPPPQREIFNDVYIAYELMDTDLHQIIRSNQALSEEHCQYFLYQILRGLKYIHSANVLHRDLKPSNLLLNANCDLKICDFGLARVTSETDFMTEYVVTRWYRAPELLLNSSDYTAAIDVWSVGCIFMELMDRKPLFPGRDHVHQLRLLMELIGTPSEADLGFLNENAKRYIRQLPPYHRQSFQEKFPHVHPEAIDLVEKMLTFDPRKRITVEDALAHPYLTSLHDISDEPVCMTPFSFDFEQHALTEEQMKELIYREALAFNPEYQQ, from the exons AtggaaggaggaggaggagctgCTCCGCCTGCTGACACCGTTATGTCGGATGCCGCACCGCATCCAGAACCCCATCAGCCCCCTACAGCCATGGGGATCGACAATATTCCGGCCACGCTCAGTCACGGTGGCAAGTTCATCCAATACAACATCTTTGGGAACATATTCGAAGTCACCGCCAAATACAAGCCACCCATCATGCCCATCGGCAAAGGCGCATACGGCATCGTTTG CTCGGCTTTGAACTCGGAGACGAATGAGCATGTTGCCATCAAGAAGATTGCGAATGCGTTTGACAACAAGATTGACGCCAAGAGGACCCTCCGAGAAATCAAGCTGCTTCGTCACATGGATCATGAAAAC GTGGTTGCAATCAGGGATATAGTGCCACCACCTCAAAGGGAGATCTTCAATGATGTTTACATTGCTTATGAATTGATGGACACTGACCTGCACCAAATCATTCGTTCAAATCAAGCGTTATCAGAGGAGCATTGTCAG TATTTTCTGTATCAAATTCTCCGAGGGTTGAAGTATATACATTCTGCAAATGTTCTGCACAGGGACTTAAAGCCTAGCAACCTTCTCCTGAATGCAAACTGCGACCTAAAAATTTGTGATTTTGGACTGGCTCGAGTTACCTCTGAAACTGATTTTATGACTGAATATGTTGTTACAAGATGGTACCGTGCACCAGAGCTTCTGCTGAACTCTTCTGATTACACAGCAGCAATTGATGTATGGTCTGTTGGTTGTATTTTCATGGAACTGATGGATCGAAAGCCTTTGTTTCCTGGCAGAGATCACGTGCATCAGTTGCGTCTACTTATGGAG TTGATTGGCACCCCTTCAGAAGCTGATTTGGGGTTTCTGAATGAAAATGCTAAGAGATACATTAGGCAATTGCCTCCTTACCACCGTCAATCTTTCCAAGAAAAGTTTCCACATGTCCACCCTGAAGCTATAGATCTTGTTGAGAAAATGTTAACTTTTGACCCTAGAAAAAGGATTACTG TTGAAGATGCACTGGCACACCCGTACTTAACGTCTCTGCATGACATCAGTGATGAACCTGTGTGCATGACTCCTTTTAGCTTTGACTTTGAACAACATGCTTTGACTGAGGAACAGATGAAAGAACTGATATACCGAGAGGCTTTAGCATTTAATCCTGAGTATCAGCAGTAG
- the LOC108321870 gene encoding uncharacterized protein LOC108321870, with the protein MGKNQAYKAMQRARLGGASAGPDEIEDGMVDGSFHSPEWHAARLASLNTSHTITWEEYKKKQKEEEIKKGELEADADRMMREYRAQLDAERARKLSQGRNHSSSKSRHSKDKRDKISKKHSSKKRKHSRRSSASSSSSSSSYSSSSDEEERGSRRSKSRSKRSKKEKKPKSRSKDTGTDSEDNGPVRLSRFFGNVKS; encoded by the exons ATGGGGAAAAACCAAGCCTACAAAGCTATGCAGAGAGCCAGGTTGGGCGGTGCCTCCGCCGGCCCCGACGAGATTGAAGACGGCATG GTGGATGGTTCATTTCATTCACCAGAATGGCATGCAGCACGTTTGGCTAGCCTTAACACCTCTCACACCATTACCTGGGAAGAGTACAAAAAGAAGCAAAAG GAAGAGGAAATAAAAAAAGGGGAATTGGAAGCAGATGCAGATAGGATGATGAGAGAGTACAGAGCTCAACTAGATGCTGAAAGGGCTCGTAAGCTTTCCCAAGGAAGAAATCACTCTAGTAGCAAGTCTAGACATTCTAAAG ATAAGAGGGACAAAATTTCCAAGAAGCACAGCAGCAAAAAGAGAAAG CATTCAAGAAGATCTTCTGCATCTagctcctcttcatcatcttcatacTCTTCCAGCagtgatgaagaagaaagaggaTCAAGGAGGTCCAAGTCCAGGTCTAAGAGGtcaaagaaggaaaagaagcCCAAGTCAAGAAGCAAGGATACTGGAACGgatagtgaagataatggtccAGTTCGTCTTTCAAGATTCTTTGGGAATGTTAAGAGTTAA
- the LOC128194024 gene encoding uncharacterized protein LOC128194024, whose translation MWSYFEAVGFVREFKYCGEFKLWWKGSKQKAMNNLRPLTDDREAILLANYAEANKEEVEIYVQHGQPSQAEEITFLTFGQEVEEVIVQEMKEEVVMDEEDIGGVEGNVEVQDLVVDDEEEKGNVEGEMVEEQEEEGNIEGEMVEEQEEEGNVEGQMVEEQEEEQEEEKDEERRFEDSEGAFVINEEVGQHEINEVYDTEELSSNVDSDEDVRENKRHFPKYKAEDMTRGFNFRLGMKFKCLKDFKSALQEHSVLNGKSVKFVNNDLKRVREVCKKGCGFLIMASKVGSSQTFRVKTLVGHKCGRGFGSKSASVEWIAQVLVARFVNVVGMTVKQIIDEIQKSYSVGISHWKAGRAKRIAMDCLVGDGERQYGRLYDYVAELLRVKAGTFKIKVNQPEPTLPPRFGSFYMCLEGCKQGFLGSCRPFIGVDGCHLKTSYGGQLLVAVGRDPNDQYFPLAFAVVETECKDTWMWFLTQLLDDIGGIDCQRWIFISDQQKGLMSVFDDILNGVEHRLCLRHLYNNYKKKFGRGLLIRDLMMGAAKATYYKEWEKKMGELKNLNVDAFNWLMGIPTKIWCKHAFSAYPRCDVLINNLLESFNSTILLARDKPIISMMEWIRSNIMSRFASLREKVDSYPGDVMPKSRKRLDMEDKRRASTSTPGSASRRVASAGRGASASIARGVASIAGRGASASASQAGRRSARDAGAGDASTSQAGGFATMREGGRRASSRVAGQIFLVLVPLLAAGASYNLVAVSGFSPSVGCWNKLQFGGSFWF comes from the exons ATGTGGTCATACTTTGAAGCGGTGGGATTTGTTAGAGAATTCAAGTATTGTGGAGAGTTCAAACTTTGGTGGAAGGGTTCAAAACAAAAGGCAATGAACAACCTCAGACCACTGACAGATGACAGAGAAGCCATTTTGTTGGCTAACTATGCAGAGGCAAATAAGGAGGAAGTTGAAATCTATGTTCAACATGGCCAACCCAGTCAAGCAGAGGAAATTACTTTTCTTACATTTGGTCAGGAGGTAGAGGAAGTAATAGTACAGGAGATGAAGGAAGAGGTTGTTATGGATGAAGAAGATATTGGTGGGGTGGAGGGAAATGTTGAAGTACAAGACTTGGTAGTAGATGACGAAGAGGAAAAGGGGAATGTTGAGGGAGAAATGGTGGAAGAGCAAGAGGAAGAGGGGAATATTGAGGGAGAAATGGTGGAAGAGCAAGAGGAAGAGGGGAATGTTGAGGGACAAATGGTGGAAGAGCAAGAGGAAGAGCAAGAGgaagagaaagatgaaga gagaagatttgaagatagTGAGGGGGCATTTGTCATTAACGAAGAGGTTGGACAGCATGAGATAAATGAAGTTTATGATACAGAAGAGTTGTCCTCAAATGTAGATAGTGATGAGGATGTGAGGGAGAATAAAAGGCACTTTCCAAAGTATAAAGCAGAAGATATGACTAGGGGATTCAATTTTAGATTGGGAATGAAGTTTAAGTGTTTGAAAGATTTTAAGAGTGCCTTACAGGAGCATAGCGTTTTGAATGGAAAATCAGTGAAGTTTGTCAATAATGATTTGAAGAGGGTAAGGGAAGTTTGTAAGAAGGGGTGTGGTTTTCTTATTATGGCTAGCAAGGTAGGAAGTAGCCAAACCTTTAGAGTCAAAACTCTAGTTGGGCACAAGTGTGGAAGGGGTTTTGGTAGCAAAAGTGCAAGTGTAGAATGGATTGCACAGGTTTTGGTTGCCAGATTTGTCAATGTTGTAGGCATGACAGTGAAACAAATCATAGATGAAATACAAAAGTCATATAGTGTTGGAATAAGTCATTGGAAGGCTGGAAGAGCTAAGAGAATTGCAATGGATTGTTTAGTGGGTGATGGAGAACGACAATATGGTCGTCTCTATGACTATGTGGCTGAGTTATTAAGAGTTAAGGCTGGGACCTTCAAGATTAAGGTCAATCAACCCGAACCCACCTTGCCACCAAGGTTTGGGTCATTTTACATGTGTTTGGAGGGCTGTAAGCAGGGGTTTTTAGGTAGTTGCAGACCATTTATTGGTGTAGATGGTTGTCACTTGAAGACAAGTTATGGAGGTCAGTTGTTAGTTGCAGTAGGAAGAGACCCTAATGACCAGTATTTCCCACTAGCTTTTGCTGTGGTAGAAACAGAATGCAAAGACACATGGATGTGGTTTTTGACACAGCTGCTTGATGATATTGGAGGCATAGATTGTCAAAGGTGGATCTTTATTTCGGATCAGCAAAAG GGATTAATGTCAGTTTTTGATGATATCTTGAATGGAGTGGAACACAGGCTGTGTTTACGCCATTTATACaacaattataagaaaaaatttgggaGAGGCTTGCTCATTAGAGACCTCATGATGGGGGCTGCGAAGGCAACATACTATAAGGAATGGGAGAAAAAAATGGGTGAGTTAAAAAATCTGAATGTTGATGCCTTTAATTGGTTAATGGGTATACCAACTAAAATTTGGTGTAAGCATGCTTTTAGTGCTTATCCTAGGTGTGATGTGTTGATCAATAACTTGTTAGAATCATTTAATAGTACTATTTTATTGGCAAGGGACAAACCTATAATTTCAATGATGGAATGGATTAGATCAAACATAATGAGTAGGTTTGCAAGCCTTAGAGAAAAAGTTGACTCATATCCTGGTGATGTTATGCCTAAATCGAGGAAAAGATTGGATATGGAG GACAAAAGGAGGGCTTCTACATCAACACCTGGATCTGCATCAAGAAGGGTTGCATCTGCTGGAAGGGGGGCATCTGCATCAATTGCAAGGGGGGTTGCATCAATTGCTGGAAGGGGGGCATCTGCATCTGCATCACAAGCTGGAAGGAGATCAGCCAGAGATGCAGGGGCTGGGGATGCATCAACATCACAAGCTGGAGGATTTGCAACTATGCGTGAAGGGGGAAGAAGAGCATCCTCAAGAGTGGCTGGACAAATT TTTCTGGTATTAGTCCCTCTGCTGGCTGCTGGAGCAAGCTACAATTTGGTGGCAGTTtctggttttagtccctctgTTGGCTGCTGGAACAAACTACAATTTGGTGGCAGTTtctggttttag